One part of the Flavobacterium johnsoniae UW101 genome encodes these proteins:
- a CDS encoding SRPBCC family protein has translation MKSNLLMNFTVDKENKTVNIKREFDASLSNVWSAWTEPEILDQWWAPAPYKSKTTNMEFKEGGKRLYAMVGPEGEERWSCFEYTSISPKTNFKHSSTFCDAEGKPNSAFASSYWDLTFSEQGDLTVVDIAITRDSFEEMEKLIEMGFKDGITATMQILDKIFEARK, from the coding sequence ATGAAATCTAACCTGTTAATGAATTTTACTGTAGACAAAGAAAATAAGACTGTAAACATCAAACGTGAATTCGACGCATCGTTATCGAATGTTTGGTCAGCCTGGACAGAACCTGAAATTTTAGACCAATGGTGGGCGCCGGCTCCGTATAAATCTAAAACAACCAATATGGAATTTAAAGAAGGCGGAAAAAGATTGTATGCCATGGTTGGTCCTGAAGGCGAAGAACGCTGGAGTTGTTTTGAATATACTTCGATTTCTCCAAAAACAAATTTTAAACATTCTTCTACATTTTGTGATGCCGAAGGAAAACCAAATTCTGCTTTTGCAAGTTCATACTGGGATTTAACCTTTTCAGAACAAGGCGACTTGACAGTTGTTGACATTGCCATAACACGAGACAGCTTTGAAGAAATGGAAAAATTAATCGAAATGGGTTTCAAAGATGGAATCACAGCGACAATGCAAATTTTGGATAAAATCTTTGAAGCAAGAAAATAA
- a CDS encoding Gfo/Idh/MocA family protein, which yields MENRKIKWGIVGLGNIAHQFASDLLLVENAELTAVASRDLTKAEQFGEKFNASRMYNSYDLLFEDSEIEIVYIATPHNSHAELTIKALEKGKHVLCEKPMSLSHQDAQRMIEASRKHNKFFMEAFWTRFIPSVQDVLQKINNGIIGNVNYIKADFAFHGSETENKRLFDKQLGGGALFDIGVYPLFLSYILLGKPKEIAAKAVKHKNDIDLQTSMILQYESAQSVLHASIVSESDMKAVISGTKGRIELNAPWFIADGYSLFINEEKEATFTLPALGKGYSHEIIECQNCILNNEIESKLWSHQNCLDLSEIVEEVKNKS from the coding sequence ATGGAAAATAGAAAAATTAAATGGGGAATTGTAGGGCTTGGAAATATTGCACATCAGTTTGCATCAGATTTGTTATTGGTTGAAAATGCTGAACTGACAGCTGTTGCTTCCAGAGATCTTACTAAAGCAGAGCAGTTTGGAGAAAAGTTTAATGCATCAAGAATGTATAATTCGTATGATTTGCTTTTTGAAGATTCAGAAATTGAAATCGTTTACATTGCAACTCCTCATAATTCGCACGCCGAATTGACAATAAAAGCATTAGAAAAAGGGAAACATGTGCTTTGCGAAAAGCCAATGTCGTTATCTCATCAAGACGCGCAAAGAATGATCGAAGCTTCTAGAAAACACAATAAGTTTTTTATGGAAGCTTTTTGGACCAGGTTTATTCCATCGGTTCAGGATGTTTTGCAGAAAATCAATAACGGAATTATTGGAAACGTAAACTATATAAAAGCTGATTTTGCTTTTCATGGAAGTGAAACAGAAAACAAAAGGCTTTTTGACAAACAATTAGGCGGCGGCGCATTATTTGATATTGGTGTTTATCCTTTATTTCTGTCTTATATACTATTAGGAAAACCAAAAGAGATTGCAGCAAAAGCAGTCAAACATAAAAATGATATTGATCTGCAGACTTCTATGATACTGCAATACGAATCGGCACAATCGGTTTTGCATGCTTCTATTGTTTCAGAATCTGATATGAAAGCGGTTATTTCTGGAACAAAAGGGAGAATAGAATTAAATGCTCCGTGGTTTATTGCTGATGGTTATTCTTTATTTATAAATGAGGAAAAAGAAGCTACATTTACTTTACCTGCTTTAGGAAAAGGATATTCGCATGAAATAATCGAATGCCAAAATTGTATTTTGAATAATGAAATTGAAAGTAAACTTTGGTCGCATCAAAATTGTTTGGATTTGAGTGAGATAGTGGAAGAAGTTAAGAATAAATCATAA
- the abc-f gene encoding ribosomal protection-like ABC-F family protein, which produces MVILQNISYLHSNKDLLFDKITFTVNHHEKIALIGNNGVGKSTLLKIIAGELQPADGILKTNSKPYYLPQIFGQFNHLTIAQALQVEDKLNALQEILNGNVSEENLNTLNDDWTIEDRCNEALLYWQLQDLNLNQKLETLSGGQKTKVFLAGISIHEPELVLLDEPSNHLDISGRELLYNFIKSTSSTLIVVSHDRKLLNLLNPMCELSKHGITVYGGNYDFYAEQKLIENNALSQDIQSKEKALRKAKEKERETLERQNKLDSRGEKKQKKAGVSRIMMNTLRNNAENSTAKTKGVHAEKIGGISKDLQELRSSLPDIDQMKFGFDKTNLHKGKTLFTAIEINYSYENQPLWKKPLSFQILSGQRLALKGLNGSGKTTLIKIIMGELRPKAGTFQKADSKIIYIDQDYSLIENEITVYEQAQKFNSSGLQEHDIKMKLNKFLFSQNDWNKPCAALSGGEKMRLMLCCLTINNQAPDIIILDEPTNNLDIQNIEILTAAINEYTGTLIVVSHDVHFLEEIKIEDFIELN; this is translated from the coding sequence ATGGTTATTTTACAGAATATCTCATATCTTCATTCAAACAAAGATTTGTTGTTTGATAAAATTACTTTTACAGTTAACCATCATGAAAAAATTGCTTTAATTGGCAATAACGGCGTTGGTAAATCAACTTTATTAAAAATTATTGCAGGCGAATTACAACCTGCCGACGGAATATTAAAAACCAATTCTAAACCTTATTATCTGCCGCAGATATTCGGGCAATTTAATCATCTTACAATTGCTCAGGCTTTGCAGGTTGAAGACAAACTGAATGCTCTTCAAGAAATTCTTAACGGAAATGTTTCCGAAGAAAACCTCAACACTTTAAACGATGACTGGACAATTGAAGATCGTTGCAATGAAGCACTTCTATATTGGCAATTGCAGGATTTAAATTTAAACCAGAAATTGGAAACGCTGAGCGGCGGGCAAAAAACAAAAGTTTTTCTGGCCGGAATTTCAATTCATGAACCTGAACTTGTTTTGCTTGATGAACCGAGTAACCATTTGGATATTTCGGGCAGAGAATTATTGTACAATTTTATAAAAAGCACTTCTTCAACCTTGATTGTCGTGAGCCACGATCGAAAACTGCTTAATTTACTGAATCCGATGTGCGAATTATCGAAACACGGAATTACAGTTTATGGTGGTAATTATGATTTTTATGCCGAACAAAAACTAATCGAAAACAATGCTTTAAGTCAGGATATCCAGAGCAAAGAAAAGGCTTTGCGCAAAGCGAAAGAAAAAGAACGCGAAACTCTTGAACGTCAGAACAAACTGGATTCACGCGGTGAAAAGAAACAAAAAAAAGCCGGAGTTTCCAGAATTATGATGAATACTTTACGTAACAATGCCGAAAACAGCACGGCAAAAACGAAAGGTGTTCATGCTGAAAAAATTGGCGGAATCTCAAAAGATTTACAAGAATTGCGATCGTCTTTACCAGATATTGACCAAATGAAATTTGGTTTTGACAAAACGAATTTACACAAAGGAAAAACACTTTTTACAGCGATTGAAATTAATTACAGTTACGAAAATCAACCATTATGGAAAAAACCGCTAAGCTTTCAAATTCTGAGTGGTCAGCGTTTAGCATTAAAAGGTTTAAACGGTTCTGGAAAAACGACACTAATTAAAATTATCATGGGCGAATTGAGGCCCAAGGCAGGAACTTTTCAAAAAGCAGATTCTAAGATTATTTATATCGATCAGGATTATTCGCTTATAGAAAACGAAATTACAGTTTATGAGCAGGCTCAGAAATTTAATTCATCAGGTTTACAGGAACATGATATAAAAATGAAACTCAACAAGTTTTTGTTTTCGCAAAATGACTGGAATAAACCTTGTGCTGCTTTAAGCGGAGGAGAAAAAATGCGTTTAATGCTTTGCTGTTTAACAATTAATAATCAAGCTCCTGATATTATCATTCTAGACGAACCTACAAATAATCTTGATATTCAAAATATCGAAATCCTGACCGCTGCAATTAATGAATATACGGGAACTTTAATTGTGGTTTCGCATGATGTTCATTTTTTGGAAGAGATAAAAATTGAAGATTTTATTGAACTGAATTAA
- a CDS encoding M949_RS01915 family surface polysaccharide biosynthesis protein → MKNIFIVLLSVILFSSCKEDKKEEIKTTAKTESEAIEDKDFVLTVEKIDSTQFPSSIKYEGFIKNAVRWKDKAGDNIVITTETGYHINKKFQHETDGSDAELFAYHFIVSGNEAKQTWKVYDYISDCPVDIVASFVKNTFQVTDLNKNGIAETWLMYKTVCHGDVSPCDMKVIMYEGNQKYAMRGESKVAVGLLDNGKEQYIGGEYKLDENFKKGPKVFKEFTQKLWSDNLIETWED, encoded by the coding sequence ATGAAAAATATTTTCATCGTATTACTTTCTGTAATTCTCTTTTCAAGCTGTAAAGAAGATAAAAAAGAAGAAATTAAAACCACAGCAAAAACCGAATCAGAAGCAATTGAAGACAAAGACTTTGTTTTAACGGTAGAAAAAATCGATTCGACACAATTTCCAAGTTCAATAAAATACGAAGGTTTTATTAAAAATGCCGTTCGATGGAAAGATAAAGCAGGAGATAATATTGTGATTACAACCGAAACAGGTTATCATATAAACAAAAAATTTCAACATGAAACCGACGGTTCTGATGCCGAATTGTTTGCGTATCATTTTATAGTTTCGGGAAATGAAGCAAAACAAACCTGGAAAGTTTACGATTATATTTCTGATTGTCCAGTTGATATTGTGGCTTCGTTTGTAAAAAACACATTTCAGGTTACAGATTTAAACAAAAACGGAATTGCCGAAACATGGTTAATGTACAAAACTGTCTGCCACGGCGATGTGAGTCCGTGCGACATGAAGGTTATCATGTACGAAGGAAATCAAAAATATGCTATGCGAGGCGAAAGCAAAGTTGCTGTTGGACTTCTTGACAATGGCAAAGAACAATATATAGGCGGTGAATATAAACTGGATGAAAACTTCAAAAAAGGCCCGAAAGTTTTTAAAGAGTTTACTCAAAAATTATGGAGCGATAATCTAATTGAAACCTGGGAAGATTAA
- a CDS encoding T9SS type A sorting domain-containing protein, with translation MKKITFSFLLIFFIFKINAQVSAYTFSQSPGTYKKITTGTVLGIIRNEDQRFVNPANLAGNSLDEGPGFPIGFDFTFNGIVFDRVGISTNGWISLGQSSLTPSVDMTSSLGTGFDSALSSTYVSTPPYLRNRIAAFHHDLSGVADQLNPDRSSNLRIATIGTAPNRSFVVQWSNYKFYGYTTGCDFSFQIILHETTNVVDVVYGFMLFTYSSSSVKVGLGGNDSTDFNTRRTFLVNDWNKTVAGKSNNDTCGTSENVTPPTPGTTFSWTPSTTLSKPAFNLAELAVYPNPVKNTLNLSYQDKIDNIKIFNVLGQEILNKNISASNDTVDMSQMLPGTYIAKISANNIVQTFKIVKI, from the coding sequence ATGAAAAAAATTACTTTTAGTTTTTTATTGATTTTCTTTATTTTTAAAATTAATGCCCAAGTTAGTGCCTATACATTTTCTCAAAGCCCTGGAACATATAAAAAAATTACAACGGGAACAGTCTTAGGAATTATTAGAAATGAAGACCAAAGGTTTGTAAATCCCGCAAATCTCGCTGGAAATTCATTAGATGAGGGGCCCGGATTCCCAATCGGTTTTGATTTTACTTTTAATGGAATTGTTTTTGACAGAGTAGGTATTTCTACAAATGGATGGATTTCATTAGGTCAAAGTTCATTAACCCCTTCTGTTGATATGACATCATCTTTAGGTACAGGATTTGATTCAGCATTATCATCAACCTATGTTTCAACCCCACCCTATTTAAGAAACAGAATTGCTGCATTTCACCATGACTTAAGCGGGGTAGCTGATCAGTTAAATCCTGACCGCAGCTCAAATTTAAGAATTGCTACAATTGGTACTGCACCTAACAGATCTTTTGTGGTGCAATGGAGTAATTATAAATTTTATGGATATACAACTGGCTGTGATTTTTCTTTCCAAATTATATTGCACGAAACCACAAATGTTGTAGATGTAGTATATGGTTTTATGCTATTCACTTACAGCAGCTCTTCTGTTAAAGTTGGTTTAGGCGGTAATGATAGTACCGACTTTAATACCAGACGCACCTTTCTTGTGAACGATTGGAATAAAACTGTGGCTGGAAAAAGCAATAATGATACTTGCGGAACAAGTGAAAATGTTACTCCGCCAACACCGGGCACTACATTTTCTTGGACACCAAGCACTACTTTAAGCAAACCTGCTTTTAACCTAGCTGAGCTGGCTGTTTATCCAAATCCTGTAAAAAATACTTTAAATTTAAGCTATCAAGACAAAATTGATAATATAAAAATATTTAATGTTCTAGGTCAGGAAATACTCAATAAAAATATAAGTGCTAGTAATGATACCGTTGATATGTCACAAATGCTTCCGGGAACTTATATTGCAAAAATTTCTGCCAACAATATTGTACAAACATTTAAAATTGTAAAAATCTAA
- a CDS encoding helix-turn-helix domain-containing protein produces the protein MTTTAKPKHIGRNISRIRELRGMKQEALAFAIGVTQQTVSNIEGSETIEDDKLDAIAEVLGVSAEAIKNYSDEAVFNIIGNTVNNHDNAALFQYHPTFNPIDKLIESYEENKKLYERLVQAEKDKNEYLEKLLKGK, from the coding sequence ATGACTACAACAGCAAAACCAAAACATATTGGACGAAACATAAGCCGAATCAGAGAGCTTAGAGGTATGAAACAAGAAGCACTTGCTTTTGCAATTGGTGTTACACAGCAAACTGTTTCAAATATTGAAGGAAGTGAAACCATTGAAGATGATAAATTAGATGCAATTGCTGAAGTTTTAGGCGTTTCGGCAGAAGCTATAAAAAATTATAGTGACGAAGCTGTATTTAATATTATTGGAAATACAGTTAACAATCATGATAATGCAGCTCTTTTTCAATATCATCCAACATTCAATCCAATAGATAAATTGATTGAATCTTATGAAGAAAACAAAAAGCTTTACGAGCGTCTAGTTCAGGCCGAAAAAGACAAAAACGAATATTTAGAAAAATTACTAAAAGGAAAATAA
- a CDS encoding nuclear transport factor 2 family protein, which yields MTPNKQTVNEYMAAFMVSDHARILACLTDDVVWEMPGIYQHVGKEAFDKEIENDNFVGSPTIQIIKLIEENNIVIAEGAVQGNMKNGGKLDAVFCDVFEMENGKIKKLTSYLMSKNANLKFE from the coding sequence ATGACACCAAATAAACAAACTGTAAACGAATATATGGCTGCTTTTATGGTAAGTGATCATGCAAGAATCCTTGCTTGCCTTACTGATGATGTTGTTTGGGAAATGCCCGGAATTTATCAGCATGTGGGCAAAGAAGCTTTTGACAAAGAAATTGAAAATGACAATTTTGTTGGAAGTCCAACAATTCAGATTATTAAATTAATTGAAGAAAATAACATTGTAATTGCCGAAGGTGCAGTTCAGGGAAACATGAAAAACGGCGGCAAACTTGATGCCGTTTTTTGTGATGTTTTTGAAATGGAAAACGGAAAAATCAAAAAGCTTACCTCCTATTTAATGTCAAAAAATGCCAATTTAAAATTTGAGTAA
- a CDS encoding alpha/beta hydrolase yields MNKFLITLLIFSSPFLFSQNNKSKTTETTKPFVLGVIDEIQSKELGENRILNIYLPEGYNPKDAEKYPVIYLLDGSANEDFIHISGLVQFNSFEWINQVPKSIVVGIATVDRKRDFTFATTLEKDKKRYPTTGHSDKFIAFIEKELQPFIDKKYKTTESKMIIGQSLGGLLSSEILLKKPSLFNKYVIVSPSIWWDNGSILNIDSQILQENFKQPTEIYIAVGKEGLTPTEIPRVMEVDANLLAEKIQASKSKNIKVFFDYFPNENHGTILHLAVFNSFKFFYPQTKE; encoded by the coding sequence ATGAACAAATTTTTAATCACACTTTTAATTTTTTCCTCTCCTTTCCTTTTCAGCCAAAACAATAAATCTAAAACTACAGAAACAACTAAACCTTTTGTATTAGGCGTTATCGACGAAATTCAGTCAAAAGAATTAGGCGAAAACAGAATCCTCAATATTTATCTTCCAGAAGGCTACAACCCAAAAGATGCAGAAAAATATCCTGTAATTTATTTATTAGACGGTTCTGCCAATGAAGATTTTATTCACATTTCAGGCTTGGTGCAGTTTAATAGTTTTGAATGGATCAATCAGGTTCCAAAATCAATTGTTGTAGGTATTGCAACGGTCGACAGAAAAAGAGATTTTACTTTTGCAACAACGCTTGAAAAAGATAAAAAACGTTATCCAACAACTGGACATTCTGATAAATTTATTGCTTTTATCGAAAAAGAATTACAGCCTTTTATTGATAAAAAATACAAGACAACTGAATCAAAAATGATTATAGGACAGTCGCTTGGCGGATTATTAAGTTCTGAAATACTGCTTAAAAAACCATCGCTTTTTAACAAATATGTTATTGTAAGCCCAAGTATATGGTGGGATAATGGTTCTATACTGAATATAGATTCACAAATTCTTCAGGAAAATTTTAAACAGCCAACAGAGATTTATATCGCAGTGGGCAAAGAAGGATTAACTCCAACCGAAATTCCAAGAGTTATGGAAGTCGATGCCAATTTATTAGCCGAGAAAATACAGGCTTCTAAAAGCAAAAACATTAAAGTCTTTTTTGATTATTTTCCTAATGAAAACCACGGAACAATCCTGCATTTGGCCGTTTTTAATTCTTTTAAATTCTTTTACCCCCAAACAAAAGAATAA
- a CDS encoding DUF1963 domain-containing protein, with translation MDEIEKIKNVLAKNATEFIAGGFKPTNSITESWIGKVYLYNENEQIPLDQKGNLMLPLFQLYFDQFPFVPNILKETKIITVFISQDFPMDLTPNGNNWVLREYKSTDKIVIKDLQNDASFIKAFPLSNKLIEEDYPVWEDASGISDEITDKILELEDSGAIDSYYDFFENSNGHKIGGYASYRQSGIDFGEDYEFVFQISSDEKANLNIIDSGNFYFAKNRKTGEWMYYIDFY, from the coding sequence ATGGATGAAATAGAAAAAATAAAAAATGTACTGGCAAAAAATGCGACAGAATTTATAGCTGGCGGGTTCAAGCCAACTAATTCAATTACTGAAAGCTGGATTGGAAAAGTTTATTTATATAATGAAAACGAACAAATTCCATTAGATCAAAAAGGAAACTTAATGCTTCCTTTATTTCAATTATATTTCGATCAGTTTCCTTTTGTACCCAACATTTTAAAAGAAACTAAAATTATTACCGTTTTTATATCTCAGGATTTCCCAATGGATTTAACGCCTAACGGAAATAATTGGGTTTTGCGCGAATACAAAAGCACAGATAAAATTGTTATAAAGGATTTACAAAATGATGCATCTTTTATAAAAGCTTTTCCTTTATCTAATAAATTAATTGAAGAAGATTATCCGGTTTGGGAAGATGCTTCCGGAATTTCAGATGAAATCACAGACAAAATACTGGAACTGGAAGACTCTGGCGCTATTGACTCTTATTATGATTTTTTTGAAAACAGTAATGGTCATAAAATTGGAGGATATGCAAGCTATCGTCAGTCAGGAATTGATTTTGGCGAAGATTATGAATTTGTATTTCAAATTTCTTCTGATGAAAAAGCAAACTTAAATATCATTGACAGCGGTAACTTCTATTTTGCTAAAAATAGAAAAACTGGTGAATGGATGTATTATATTGATTTTTATTGA
- a CDS encoding ArsR/SmtB family transcription factor, whose amino-acid sequence MKRDIFQAIADPTRRAILVLISANALTPNAIAEQFNTTRQAVSKHIKILNECELLDEKKVGREIYYQLKIEKMKEVDQWLEQFKKIWESRFSQLDQVLMNLKSKENEI is encoded by the coding sequence ATGAAACGAGATATATTTCAGGCTATTGCCGATCCAACCCGAAGAGCGATTTTGGTTTTAATTTCTGCCAATGCATTAACTCCTAATGCCATTGCAGAACAATTTAATACTACGCGTCAGGCAGTTTCAAAACATATCAAAATTTTAAATGAATGTGAATTATTAGATGAAAAAAAAGTGGGCAGAGAAATTTATTATCAGCTCAAAATCGAAAAAATGAAAGAAGTTGACCAATGGCTCGAACAATTCAAAAAAATCTGGGAAAGCCGTTTCAGCCAGCTGGATCAAGTATTAATGAATCTAAAATCTAAAGAAAATGAAATCTAA
- a CDS encoding SRPBCC family protein: MKSNLLMNFTVDKENSTVNVKREFDASLANVWSAWTEPEILDQWWAPAPWKSKTKSMDFKEGGRRLYAMIGPEGEQHWAIADFTSINPKTNFKYLDAFSDSEGNLNTEFPRSDWNVNFSEQGGSTFVDVVIKHEKLSDLEMIIQMGFKEGFTIAMEGLDKIFAEKAK; this comes from the coding sequence ATGAAATCAAATCTTTTAATGAATTTTACTGTAGATAAAGAAAATAGTACTGTAAATGTAAAACGTGAATTTGATGCTTCATTAGCAAACGTTTGGTCGGCATGGACAGAACCAGAAATTTTAGATCAATGGTGGGCACCGGCTCCGTGGAAATCCAAAACAAAAAGCATGGATTTTAAAGAAGGCGGACGCAGACTTTATGCCATGATTGGGCCAGAAGGCGAACAACACTGGGCAATTGCTGATTTTACTTCTATCAACCCAAAAACTAATTTTAAATATCTTGATGCTTTCAGCGACAGCGAAGGAAATTTAAATACCGAATTTCCGCGTTCAGACTGGAATGTAAATTTTTCTGAACAAGGCGGTTCTACCTTCGTTGATGTTGTAATAAAACACGAAAAACTATCTGATTTGGAAATGATTATTCAAATGGGCTTCAAAGAAGGTTTTACCATTGCAATGGAAGGATTAGACAAAATTTTTGCAGAAAAAGCAAAATAA
- a CDS encoding DinB family protein, with product MKSTLEIASRFKEIILNGTWVANTNYKLQLENLDWKIAVKPIQNLNTIAILAQHIHYYINGLNEVFKGGTLDIKDKFSFDFPPIQSQEEWNNFLEKFWNDSQKFASFVEQMPDEKLNEPFVDEKYGTYRRNIDCMIEHSYYHLGQIVLIKKLLTQ from the coding sequence ATGAAAAGTACATTAGAAATTGCTAGTCGTTTTAAAGAAATTATCCTAAACGGAACCTGGGTTGCAAACACAAATTACAAACTCCAGCTCGAAAATCTGGATTGGAAAATCGCAGTAAAACCCATTCAAAACTTAAATACAATTGCAATTCTGGCACAGCATATTCATTATTACATTAACGGACTTAATGAGGTTTTTAAAGGCGGAACACTCGATATAAAAGACAAATTCAGTTTTGACTTTCCTCCTATTCAATCACAGGAAGAATGGAATAACTTTTTAGAAAAGTTCTGGAACGACAGTCAAAAATTTGCTTCTTTTGTTGAACAAATGCCAGATGAAAAACTCAATGAACCCTTCGTTGATGAAAAATACGGTACTTATAGAAGAAATATTGACTGCATGATCGAACACAGTTATTATCATTTAGGGCAGATTGTATTGATTAAAAAGCTACTTACTCAATAA
- a CDS encoding YifB family Mg chelatase-like AAA ATPase: protein MLVKVYGSAVFGVEATTITIEVHMDKGIGYHLVGLPDNAIKESSYRIAAALKNNGLSFPGKKITINMAPADLRKEGSAYDLPLAMGILVGSDQIKAPEIEQYIIMGELSLDGSLQPIRGALPIAIKAKEEGYKGFFLPIQNVKEAAIVSDLDVYGVSNLQEIIDFFAGKGTLQPTIIDTRAEFYKTLDFPEFDFSDVRGQESIKRCMEIAAAGGHNIILIGPPGAGKTMLAKRVPSILPPMTLREALETTKIHSVAGKLKEVGLMNQRPFRSPHHTISNVALVGGGSYPQPGEISMAHNGVLFLDELPEFKRDVLEVMRQPLEDREVTISRAKFTVTYPSSFMLVASMNPSPSGFFNDPSMPNTSSPHEMQRYMSKISGPLLDRIDIHIEVTPVPFDKLADDRKAESSAEIRKRVTAAREIQTKRFADVENIHYNAQMSSKLIREFCALDEQSKELLKNAMERLNLSARAYDRILKVARTIADLDNSENIISQHIAEAIQYRSLDREGWLG from the coding sequence ATGTTAGTAAAAGTTTACGGAAGTGCCGTTTTTGGAGTTGAGGCGACAACCATTACGATTGAAGTTCACATGGATAAAGGGATTGGTTATCATTTAGTTGGACTTCCCGATAATGCCATAAAAGAAAGCAGTTATAGAATTGCAGCAGCTTTAAAAAATAACGGATTAAGTTTTCCGGGAAAAAAAATCACTATAAATATGGCGCCTGCCGATCTTCGAAAAGAAGGTTCTGCGTATGATTTACCGCTGGCGATGGGAATTTTAGTGGGTTCAGACCAGATAAAAGCGCCCGAAATTGAACAGTATATTATTATGGGCGAACTTTCTCTTGACGGAAGTTTACAGCCAATTCGCGGTGCATTGCCTATCGCTATAAAAGCAAAAGAGGAAGGTTATAAAGGTTTTTTCCTGCCGATTCAAAATGTGAAAGAAGCAGCAATTGTATCTGATTTAGATGTTTACGGAGTTTCTAATTTACAGGAAATAATTGATTTTTTTGCTGGAAAAGGAACTCTCCAGCCAACGATAATTGATACGAGAGCTGAATTTTACAAAACTCTGGATTTTCCTGAATTTGATTTCTCTGACGTTCGCGGGCAAGAAAGTATAAAACGCTGTATGGAAATCGCAGCGGCCGGAGGACATAATATTATTTTAATTGGCCCGCCCGGAGCAGGTAAAACAATGCTCGCAAAACGAGTTCCGAGTATTTTACCGCCTATGACATTACGTGAAGCGCTTGAAACCACTAAAATTCATAGTGTAGCCGGAAAACTAAAAGAAGTTGGGTTGATGAATCAAAGACCATTTAGAAGTCCGCATCATACAATTTCAAATGTCGCATTGGTTGGAGGAGGAAGTTATCCGCAGCCAGGAGAAATTTCGATGGCACATAACGGTGTTTTGTTTTTGGATGAACTTCCGGAATTTAAACGAGATGTTTTAGAAGTAATGCGCCAGCCGTTAGAAGACCGTGAAGTAACTATTTCCAGAGCAAAATTTACGGTGACTTATCCATCATCATTTATGCTGGTGGCAAGTATGAATCCGAGTCCGAGTGGATTTTTTAATGATCCAAGTATGCCAAATACTTCTTCTCCGCACGAAATGCAGCGTTATATGAGTAAAATTTCCGGTCCGCTTTTAGACCGAATTGACATTCATATTGAAGTTACGCCTGTTCCGTTTGATAAATTAGCAGATGACCGAAAAGCCGAAAGCAGTGCAGAAATTCGTAAACGTGTAACTGCAGCGCGTGAAATTCAAACTAAACGTTTTGCCGATGTAGAAAATATCCACTACAATGCACAAATGAGCAGTAAACTAATCCGCGAGTTTTGTGCATTAGACGAGCAGTCAAAAGAATTGTTGAAAAACGCAATGGAACGTTTAAATCTTTCTGCCCGAGCTTACGACAGAATTCTGAAAGTAGCACGCACAATTGCCGATCTGGACAATTCAGAAAACATAATTTCGCAGCATATCGCCGAAGCAATTCAATATCGAAGTCTGGATCGCGAAGGATGGCTGGGGTAA